CTCGACACCAAGGCGATCACCTGCGGGATGCCCGATCCGCGCGAGCCCGCGAACCAGCGCATCGTCACCCAGCTCACCAGCATGAACAGGAACGGCACCGCGCCCGCGATCAGCCAGAGATGGGGATGCGCGATCCGCTCGAACAGCTCCTGCGCGCCATCGGCCAGCCTCGCGAAGGCCAAGGCCGCCAGTCCCAGCAGCACGCCGCCTGCGATCGTGGCCACGCGGCGGCGCCACGCCGCCGGCCCCGAGTATTCTGTCCCGGATACTTCGCTCATGCGTCCGCTTAGGTCAGCCCTCGCGACAGGGGCAACCCCGCGCGCCACCCACTATGTCGCTTTGTTGCCGGAAAGGCGAAGTTGCGTTGCCACCCGCGCATCCGCCGTCCTAAGGCCGCACCATGGCCGCGAAGCCCCCCCACCCGCTCACCTTCCGCGATTATCGCTGCTACTGGATCGCCCGTTTCTCGGCGACGATCGCCCAGACCTCGATGGTCGTCGTCATCGCCTGGCAGGTCTATGATATCGCCCGCGAAACGATGGCGCCGCGCGAGGCCGCCTTCCAGCTCGGCATGATCGGCCTCTGCCAGTTCCTGCCGCTGGCGCTGCTCACTCTGGTCGTCGGCTGGGTCGCCGACCGGGTCGATCGCCGCTTCATCGTGCGACTCACGGCGCTGTTGGAGGCCGCCTGCGCGATCGCGCTCACGCTGATGGCCTTCCGTCACACCACCACATTGCCCGCGCTCTTCACGATCGCCGCTCTGCTGGGCGTGGCGCGCGCCTTCGCCAATCCGGCGATGAGCGCGCTCGCGCCCAATCTCGTGCCGCCCGCCGTGCTGCCGCAGGCGATCGCGATCAGCTCCGTCTCGTGGCAGACCGGCGCGGTGCTGGGTCCGGCGCTCGGCGGCTATCTCTACGCGATCCATACCGACGTGCCTTACGGCGTGGCCGCCTTCTGCTTCCTGCTCACCTTCTCGATGCTGATGCTGATCCGGCCGATCCCGCGCACCACGATCGCGCGGGCGAGCCCGCTCCGCCAGATGATCGACGGCCTCCATTATGTCCGCCGCAACAAGATGGTGCTGGGCGCGATCAGCCTCGATCTCTTCGCCGTGCTGCTCGGCGGGGCGACCGCGATGCTGCCCGTCTATGCCCGCGATATCCTGCATGTCGGCGCCTCGGGCCTCGGCCATCTGCGCGCGGCGCCGGCGGTCGGATCGATGCTCACCGCCATCTTCCTCGGATTCCGTCCGCTCCGAAATCATGTCGGCATCAAGATGCTGGCGGCGGTGTGCGTGTTCGGCGCGATGACGGTGCTGTTCGGCCTCTCCACCTGGATGCCCCTGTCGCTGCTCGCGCTCGCCTTGCTGGGCGCCGCCGACATGGTTTCGGTGTTCGTCCGCCAGTCTTTGATCCAGCTTTATACGCCCAACGAGATGCGCGGCCGCGTCGGCGCCGTCTCTTCCTTGTTCATCTCGGGATCGAACGAACTGGGCGAGGCGGAATCCGGTTTTCTCGCGGCCCTGCTCGGCCCCGTCACGGCGGTCGTGGCGGGCGGCATCGGCGCGATCGGCGTAACTCTGCTATGGTCGCGCCTCTTTCCCGAATTGCGGCGGGCGAAGACATTCGCGCCGCCGGCCCATCTCGTTCAACCGGCTGAGGAAGTGCGACCATGAAGGCAGCGACGATACTCGAGACGATCGGCGGAACCCCGCATGTGCGGCTGGGCCGCCTGTTCCCCGACGCCGAAATCTGGGTGAAGAGCGAACGGACCAATCCGGGCGGTTCGATCAAGGACCGCATCGCGCTGGCCATGATCGAAGCGGCCGAGGCCTCCGGCGCGCTGAAGCCGGGCGGCACGATCGTCGAGCCGACCAGCGGCAATACCGGCATCGGCCTGGCGATGGTCGCGGCGGTGAAGGGCTACAAGATCATCCTCGTCATGCCGGAGAGCATGTCGGTCGAGCGTCGCCGCCTGATGCTGGCCTACGGCGCCACGTTCGATCTGACCCCGCGCGAGAAGGGCGTGAAGGGCGCGATCGAGCGCGCGATCGAGATTTGCGACGCCACGCCCGGCAGCTGGATGCCCCAGCAGTTCGAAAATCCGGCCAATGTCGACGTCCATGTGCGCACCACCGCCGAGGAGATCTTCGCGGATTTCCAGGATACGCCGCTGGACGCGATCATCACCGGCGTCGGCACGGGCGGCCACATCACCGGCGTCGCGCAGGTGCTGAAGGAGCGCTGGCCCGGCCTGAAGGTGTTCGCGGTGGAGCCGACCACCTCACCCGTCATCTCCGGCGGCCAGCCCTCGCCCCACCCGATCCAGGGCATCGGTGCGGGCTTCATCCCGGCTAATCTGCACACCGCCCTGCTGGACGGCGTGATCCAGGTCGATCCGGCCGACGCCAAGGAATTCGCCCGTCGCTCGGCGCGCGAGGAGGGCATCCTCGTCGGCATCTCCTCCGGCGCGACGCTCTCCGCCATCGCCCAGAAGCTGAAGGACATGCCCGGCGCACGCATCCTCGGCTTCAATTACGATACGGGCGAGCGCTATCTGTCGGTCCCGGATTTCCTGCCGGAGTAACGACACTCCCCTCCCGCTTGCGGGAGGGGTCGGGGGTGGGCAATCCCCACGCCGCCCCCTCCCCCGTTCGTCCTGAGCTTGTCGAAGGACGGGCTGCAAGCGGTGTCGCTTGAGGCCCGTGCTTCGACAAGCTCAGCACGAACGGATGTGGTGGAAACGGCCCCCTCAAGCCCGCGGATGGGCGTTGCGGTACACATCCAGCAGATGCGCCGCATCCACGGCGGTATAGACCTGCGTGGACGACAGGCTCGCATGGCCGAGCAACTCCTGCAGCGAGCGCAGATCCGCCCCCCGCCCCAGCAGATGCGTCGCGAAGCTGTGGCGCAGCGCATGCGGCGTGGTCCGCTCCGACAGCGACAGGCGCGCACGCGCGCCCCGCACCGCGCGCCGGATGATGTCGGGCGACAGAGCCCCACCCTTATAGCCCCGGAACAGCGGCAGATCGCGGCCCGTCCCCCACGGGCATTCCTTCACATAGGCCTCGATCGCCGCCCGCACCGACGGCAGCAGCGGCACCACCCGCGTCTTCGCGCGCTTGCCCGTCACCACCAGAGTATCGCCCAGCGGCAACGCCGCCCCCGTCAGCCCCACCGCCTCGCCGATGCGAAGCCCGGCGCCGTAGAGCAACAGCAGCACCGCCTTGTCGCGCAGCCCCACCCACGGATGCCGCGCTTCCTCGTCCGCATCCTCGGCGATCGCCACCGCATCGTCGGGCGACACCGGGCGCGGCGCGCCCACCTTCACGCGCGGCCCCTTCAGGCGGGGCGGCGTCGCCACGCCCGCCTGCCCGGCCACGAAAGCGAGGAACCCGCGCAGCGCTGAAAGCTCGCGCGCGGCGGACGCGTTGCCGATCCCCTCCTCGCGCCGCATCGCCAGAAACGCGCGCAGCTCGGCCGCGTCCACGCTCGCCAGGGCCCCCATGTCGATCAGCTGCGCCCGATGCTGGCCCAGGAACGCGATCAGTCGCCGCGCGGTCGCCTCATAGGCGCGCACGGTATGCGCCGAACGGCGCCGATCACGGGTGAGATGCGCCGCCCAGTCCTGGGACAGCGCGAAGGCGGAATGTTCGGAAAGCGTCAGGCGAGCGACCACCGCTCCAGTATAACCGAGGCGGCGCGGCCGACAAAGCGCAGCAGACGCGAGACGGCGGGTGCGTCGATCGCGGTCGCCTGATGCTCGCCCAGCAGGATCAGGCCGATCCCGCGCGCGCCCGATAGCCGGATCGCGATCTCGGCACGGATCGATTCGGCTTCCTCGCCGAACAGGGGATGGCCGCGATCCACCTCGCGGATCGTCACCGGGCGATCGATCCCGGCCAGCCGCACGATCATGCGCGGCTCGAACCGGCGCAGCGCCGTCCGGTCCGCCGCGAACGCCACGTCGTCGGCCGACCAAGCCAGCGCCACCGCATCCACGCCCAGCAGAGCCGGCCATTCGCAGGTGACGATGGAGGCGAAGCTTTCCAGGCTGTCCGCCTCCATCATCGCCAGCACGGCTTCGTGGATGGCGTTGGCCGCACCGGAATGGCCGCGCGCGAAAGCGAGCAATTCGCCGTTCGTCTGCTCCACCTCCGCGATGCGTTGGCGCAGCGACTGCACGGATCCGTGTTCGAGAACATTGCCTTGCATGCGAGTCTTTTAGCGCAGGATCCTTAAAGAAAGGCTTTCGTGGCCGTAACGGCGCACTATGGCTGTCGATTAAAGGAGATAGCCATGCGGATCTGGATCGTCGTCGCCCTTGCCTCATCGGGCCTCGCGCTGGCGGCCGCCCATGGCCAGAAAGGCGTGCAGGGCTATCTCTCGGCCGGCCGGATCGATCTGGTCGCGATCCTCCCGCCGGCGCCGCAGAAAGGCGATATCCGCTACGAAACGGACCGGCAGGTGTTCAAGGCGATGAAGGCCGGCATCGGCTCCGATCGCTGGGATTATGCGAAGAAGGACATTCCCTCCTCCGCCGCCGATGTGATGAAGGATTTCAGCTGCGCCGCCGGCATCGCCTTGTCGCCGGACAAGCAGCCCGCCACCTATCAGTTGCTCTCCCGCGCGGGCGCGGACACGGCGCGCGAGAACAATCTCGCCAAAGACAGTTTCAAGCGGCAGCGCCCCTTCCTGATCGACAAGGGCGAAATCTGCGAGCCCGATCCCGCCGATATCGGCAAGAGCTTCGATTATCCCTCGGGGCACACGACGCGCGGCTGGACCACCGGCCTGATCCTCGCCGAATTGCTCCCCGATCGCGCGACCCCGATCCTCTCCCGCGCGCGGGCCTATGGCGAAAGTCGCCTCGTCTGCCGCGTCCATAATGCGAGCGCGGTGGAAGCCGGCCGCGTCGGCGCCACCGCGACGATGGACGTGGTGCGGACCACCCCCGCCTATCAGGCCGATCTCGCCGCCGCCCGCACCGAGCTGGCGGCCGCCCAGCCGAGGCCGGACGCCGCCACCTGCGAGCGTGAGACGCGCATCCTGTGGCCATCGGTGCTGACCGGGCTCACGAAGAAATAAGGGGCGCGGCCGCCACCGCGCCCCTCCCGCTCAGGCCCCCGGCGTCAGCGCCACGCGCGCGGCCTTCGCCGCCGCCACCATGTTGACGAGCGCGGGCTTCACATCCTCCCACTTGCGGGTCTTCAGCCCGCAATCGGGATTCACCCAGAGCTGATCGGCCGACAGGCGGCCGCCCGCCTTGAGGAGCAGATCCTCCATCTCCTGCGTGGAGGGGATGCGGGGCGAGTGGATATCGTACACGCCCGGCCCGATCTCGTTCGGATATTTGTAGTCCACGAACGCGTCGAGCAATTCCATCTTCGAGCGCGACGTCTCGATCGAGATCACGTCGGCGTCCATCGCGCCGATGGAATCGATGATCTCGTTGAATTCGGAATAGCA
This DNA window, taken from Sphingomonas sp. AP4-R1, encodes the following:
- a CDS encoding DUF484 family protein, whose product is MQGNVLEHGSVQSLRQRIAEVEQTNGELLAFARGHSGAANAIHEAVLAMMEADSLESFASIVTCEWPALLGVDAVALAWSADDVAFAADRTALRRFEPRMIVRLAGIDRPVTIREVDRGHPLFGEEAESIRAEIAIRLSGARGIGLILLGEHQATAIDAPAVSRLLRFVGRAASVILERWSLA
- the cysK gene encoding cysteine synthase A — translated: MKAATILETIGGTPHVRLGRLFPDAEIWVKSERTNPGGSIKDRIALAMIEAAEASGALKPGGTIVEPTSGNTGIGLAMVAAVKGYKIILVMPESMSVERRRLMLAYGATFDLTPREKGVKGAIERAIEICDATPGSWMPQQFENPANVDVHVRTTAEEIFADFQDTPLDAIITGVGTGGHITGVAQVLKERWPGLKVFAVEPTTSPVISGGQPSPHPIQGIGAGFIPANLHTALLDGVIQVDPADAKEFARRSAREEGILVGISSGATLSAIAQKLKDMPGARILGFNYDTGERYLSVPDFLPE
- a CDS encoding tyrosine recombinase XerC: MVARLTLSEHSAFALSQDWAAHLTRDRRRSAHTVRAYEATARRLIAFLGQHRAQLIDMGALASVDAAELRAFLAMRREEGIGNASAARELSALRGFLAFVAGQAGVATPPRLKGPRVKVGAPRPVSPDDAVAIAEDADEEARHPWVGLRDKAVLLLLYGAGLRIGEAVGLTGAALPLGDTLVVTGKRAKTRVVPLLPSVRAAIEAYVKECPWGTGRDLPLFRGYKGGALSPDIIRRAVRGARARLSLSERTTPHALRHSFATHLLGRGADLRSLQELLGHASLSSTQVYTAVDAAHLLDVYRNAHPRA
- a CDS encoding MFS transporter, yielding MAAKPPHPLTFRDYRCYWIARFSATIAQTSMVVVIAWQVYDIARETMAPREAAFQLGMIGLCQFLPLALLTLVVGWVADRVDRRFIVRLTALLEAACAIALTLMAFRHTTTLPALFTIAALLGVARAFANPAMSALAPNLVPPAVLPQAIAISSVSWQTGAVLGPALGGYLYAIHTDVPYGVAAFCFLLTFSMLMLIRPIPRTTIARASPLRQMIDGLHYVRRNKMVLGAISLDLFAVLLGGATAMLPVYARDILHVGASGLGHLRAAPAVGSMLTAIFLGFRPLRNHVGIKMLAAVCVFGAMTVLFGLSTWMPLSLLALALLGAADMVSVFVRQSLIQLYTPNEMRGRVGAVSSLFISGSNELGEAESGFLAALLGPVTAVVAGGIGAIGVTLLWSRLFPELRRAKTFAPPAHLVQPAEEVRP
- a CDS encoding phosphatase PAP2 family protein, with the translated sequence MRIWIVVALASSGLALAAAHGQKGVQGYLSAGRIDLVAILPPAPQKGDIRYETDRQVFKAMKAGIGSDRWDYAKKDIPSSAADVMKDFSCAAGIALSPDKQPATYQLLSRAGADTARENNLAKDSFKRQRPFLIDKGEICEPDPADIGKSFDYPSGHTTRGWTTGLILAELLPDRATPILSRARAYGESRLVCRVHNASAVEAGRVGATATMDVVRTTPAYQADLAAARTELAAAQPRPDAATCERETRILWPSVLTGLTKK